In Rhodovulum sulfidophilum DSM 1374, the following are encoded in one genomic region:
- a CDS encoding aldehyde dehydrogenase family protein, with amino-acid sequence MNDKDISDAVAQVLSGYGSTAAEAGLPPAKPKSGEPMSDLVARILAESSSEAPAADTKPAYVPGSKRCCWTKSDPNGDPIDDIVNDLVSQALGDKKPCSVCPHSDSSEGVAISDDEATTLGDGVFATMDEAIAAAELAQRQYLFCTMAARKQFIDGIREVILSNGTLERISHMAAEETGMGNPAHKIIKNRLACEKTPGIEDLTTAAVSGDDGLTLVEYSPFGVVGAITPTTNPTETIICNSIGMLAAGNSAVFSVHPRATKVSLLTIKLINRKLATLGAPANLVVTVQTPSIDNTNAMMAHPKVRMLVATGGPGIVKTVMSTGKKAIGAGAGNPPVVVDETADIEKAARDIVNGCSFDNNLPCIAEKEVIAVNQIADFLISEMQKCGAYLIKDPAVVKQLEGVVINEKGGPKTSCVGKSAAHLLGLIGITVGDDVKVILTEADKDHVFVREELMMPVLPVVRAPSVDDAIDLAVELENGNRHTAMMHSTNVRKLTKMAKLIQTTIFVKNGPSYAGLAVGGEGYTTFTIAGPTGEGLTSPKSFARKRKCVMVEALNVR; translated from the coding sequence ATGAACGACAAGGATATCAGCGACGCCGTGGCCCAGGTGCTGAGCGGCTATGGCAGCACGGCGGCCGAGGCCGGCCTTCCGCCGGCCAAGCCGAAAAGCGGCGAGCCCATGTCCGACCTCGTGGCCCGGATCCTGGCCGAGTCGAGCTCGGAAGCCCCGGCGGCCGACACCAAGCCCGCCTACGTGCCCGGCTCGAAACGCTGCTGCTGGACGAAATCCGACCCCAATGGCGACCCGATCGACGACATCGTCAACGATCTGGTCTCGCAGGCGCTCGGCGACAAGAAACCCTGCTCGGTCTGCCCGCATTCGGACAGCTCCGAAGGCGTCGCGATCTCGGATGATGAAGCGACCACCCTCGGCGACGGCGTCTTCGCGACCATGGACGAGGCCATCGCGGCGGCCGAACTGGCCCAGCGCCAGTACCTGTTCTGCACCATGGCGGCCCGCAAGCAGTTCATCGACGGCATCCGCGAGGTGATCCTGTCGAATGGCACGCTCGAGCGGATCTCGCATATGGCGGCCGAGGAAACCGGGATGGGCAACCCCGCCCACAAGATCATCAAGAACCGGCTGGCCTGCGAGAAGACCCCCGGCATCGAGGATCTGACCACCGCTGCGGTCAGCGGCGATGACGGGCTGACGCTGGTCGAATACTCGCCCTTCGGCGTGGTCGGTGCGATCACCCCCACCACCAACCCGACCGAGACGATCATCTGCAACTCGATCGGCATGCTGGCGGCCGGCAACTCGGCGGTGTTCAGCGTCCATCCGCGCGCGACCAAGGTCTCGCTGCTGACGATCAAGCTGATCAACCGCAAGCTCGCGACGCTCGGCGCGCCCGCCAACCTGGTGGTGACGGTGCAGACGCCCTCGATCGACAACACCAACGCGATGATGGCCCATCCCAAGGTCCGGATGCTGGTCGCGACCGGCGGCCCGGGCATCGTCAAAACGGTGATGTCGACCGGCAAGAAGGCGATCGGCGCGGGCGCGGGCAACCCGCCGGTGGTGGTCGACGAGACCGCCGATATCGAGAAGGCCGCCCGCGACATCGTCAACGGCTGCAGCTTCGACAACAACCTGCCCTGCATCGCCGAAAAGGAAGTGATCGCGGTCAACCAGATCGCCGACTTCCTGATCTCGGAAATGCAGAAATGCGGGGCCTATCTCATCAAGGACCCGGCGGTCGTCAAACAGCTTGAGGGCGTTGTCATCAACGAGAAGGGCGGGCCGAAAACCTCCTGCGTCGGCAAGAGCGCGGCCCATCTTCTGGGCCTGATCGGCATCACCGTGGGCGACGATGTCAAGGTCATCCTGACCGAGGCCGACAAGGATCATGTCTTCGTCCGCGAAGAGCTGATGATGCCGGTCCTGCCGGTGGTGCGCGCGCCCAGTGTCGACGATGCCATCGATCTGGCGGTCGAGCTGGAAAACGGCAACCGGCACACGGCGATGATGCATTCGACCAACGTGCGCAAGCTGACCAAGATGGCCAAGCTCATCCAGACCACGATCTTCGTCAAGAACGGCCCCTCCTATGCCGGTCTGGCCGTCGGCGGCGAAGGCTACACGACCTTCACCATCGCGGGCCCGACCGGCGAAGGGCTGACCTCGCCCAAATCGTTCGCGCGCAAACGCAAATGCGTGATGGTCGAGGCGCTGAACGTCCGCTGA